One Diabrotica virgifera virgifera chromosome 3, PGI_DIABVI_V3a genomic window carries:
- the LOC114332575 gene encoding glucose dehydrogenase [FAD, quinone]-like, protein MTDITIEDFCVGNLQETPLSLFIQLISTLVVAKCSLGSDIDYPDDYGTKLQNGDEFDFIIIGAGSGGSVLANKLTEDKNWKVLVLEAGGIPSDTSDVPFLSFNVQGSSNDWQYKTQAVNRSCLGFTNKQCKIPRGKALGGTSALNDMTYIKGFQRDYDKWAENGNDGWGWNDVKEYFNDIENVQAPDDLTTNMGVGGLLPLFKLKNNDPITHSLKEAFNNLRIPYHEEQTQKRQ, encoded by the exons ATGACTGATATTACCATAGAAGATTTCTGTGTCGGCAACTTACAAGAAACACCGCTATCACTATTCATTCAGCTAATTAGTACATTAGTAGTCGCCAAATGCTCTTTAGGATCAGATATTGACTATCCAGATGATTACGGAACGAAACTACAAAATGGAGACGAGTTTGATTTCATTATTATCGGTGCAGGATCTGGAGGATCAGTACTGGCTAACAAATTAACAGAGGACAAAAATTGGAAAGTGCTGGTGCTAGAAGCTGGTGGAATTCCCTCGGATACTAGTGAC gttcCTTTTCTTTCTTTTAATGTACAAGGGTCTTCGAATGATTGGCAATATAAAACTCAGGCAGTAAATAGGTCATGTTTGGGTTTTACAAATAAACAATGTAAAATTCCTAGAGGAAAAGCTCTAGGAGGTACTAGTGCATTAAATGATATGACCTACATCAAAGGTTTTCAAAGAGACTATGACAAATGGGCAGAGAATGGAAATGACGGATGGGGCTGGAATGACGTGAAAGAGTATTTCAATGATATAGAAAACGTTCAGGCTCCAGATGATTTAACCACGAATATGGGTGTAGGTGGATtacttcctttatttaaattaaaaaaca ACGATCCCATTACACATTCATTAAAAGAAGCCTTTAATAACCTCAGAATTCCTTACCACGAAGAGCAGACCCAAAAGAGACAATAG
- the LOC114332572 gene encoding glucose dehydrogenase [FAD, quinone]-like, producing the protein MRANIGKTILGAIRERQNLFVSRQTLVEKIVINPENMEASEVRVRIGLQSLLIKARKEVILSAGTINSPQILMLSGIGPEEHLKQHNISVIKNLAVGENLQDHLFFTGFSVKLDLNALLPRDPIDTVYEYFKHRTGLLSTTGIASFLSFINTKKDSNVPNVSYRHIIFPASDDILLPAVVKAFGMEADVVEALDKANKYDPVMMILPGIVNPKSRGKVLLRSNKIEDMPLIYPGYMTDNGDEDIQSLLDAIRFAEKLLETASLKKHLPELLHLPITNCDEYEFNSDEYWKCALRHLSTTFGDFTSTCPMGPKDDGVSVVHSNLKVHAIKNLRVADASVMPSIVSSGTQATTMMIGYKAAVMIKKDWSVQHEEL; encoded by the exons ATGAGAGCCAACATTGGTAAAACTATATTAGGAGCTATTCGGGAAAGACAAAATCTGTTTGTTAGTAGACAGACtttggtagaaaaaattgtaataaaccCAGAAAATATGGAAGCCTCTGAAGTGCGAGTAAGAATTGGACTTCAATCATTGTTAATAAAAGCACGCAAAGAAGTGATTCTTTCAGCCGGTACCATCAACTCTCCACAGATACTAATGCTTTCTGGAATTGGCCCAGAAGAGCATTTGAAACAGCATAATATCTCAGTAATAAAGAATCTTGCTGTTGGAGAAAACCTACAAGATCATTTATTCTTTACTGGCTTTAGTGTTAAACTAGATTTGAACGCTCTTTTACCAAGGGATCCTATAGACACTGTCTACGAATACTTTAAGCACCGTACTGGTTTGTTAAGTACCACTGGTATTGCAAGTTTCCTATCGTTTATCAACACAAAAAAAGATTCTAACGTTCCAAACGTTTCTTATCGTCACATAATATTTCCCGCCAGTGATGATATCCTCCTTCCTGCTGTAGTCAAAGCTTTTGGTATGGAAGCCGATGTGGTCGAAGCTCTGGACAAAGCAAATAAATACGATCCAGTAATGATGATACTACCTGGTATTGTAAATCCAAAATCGAGAGGAAAAGTTCTTCTGCGAAGTAATAAGATTGAAGATATGCCTTTGATATATCCGGGATACATGACTGATAATGGTGATGAGGATATTCAAAGCTTATTAGATGCTATAAG atttGCTGAAAAACTTCTCGAGACCGCATCACTAAAGAAGCATTTACCAGAATTGCTCCACCTACCAATTACAAATTGTGATGAATACGAATTTAACTCCGATGAATACTGGAAATGTGCCTTAAGGCACTTATCAACAACATTTGGTGACTTTACTAGTACCTGTCCAATGGGTCCAAAAGACGATGGTGTGTCAGTGGTACATTCCAATCTAAAGGTGCATGCTATTAAGAACTTAAGAGTGGCTGATGCTAGTGTTATGCCGTCTATAGTCAGTAGTGGAACTCAAGCGACTACGATGATGATTGGGTACAAAGCGGCTGTGATGATAAAAAAGGACTGGTCTGTACAGCATGAAGAACTGTAG